The Treponema medium genome has a window encoding:
- the msrB gene encoding peptide-methionine (R)-S-oxide reductase MsrB, with protein MIIYKRIHLAVPLCIAITLCSCMKAQAGERHKPQNESKNGGAAMVTAGNIKEIYLAGGCFWGVEGYFRRITGVVETDTGYANGTTDTTDYQHIHGTDHAETVKITYNTGVIALEELLEHYFRIIDPLSINKQGNDVGRQYRTGIYYTDKKDVPVIQSFLKRMQANYSRPLAVETEPLRNFVLAEDYHQDYLEKNPNGYCHINLNLASVPLHDEAKFKLPDAKQIKERLTPLQYSVTQEKATERPFTSEYDKFEGKGIYVDVVTGKPLFSSSDKYDAGCGWPSFTKPITSQAVDFTHDSSYGMERIEVTSKTGGAHLGHVFDDGPQDKTGLRYCINGASLRFVPYEEMDAAGYGDYKQYVTD; from the coding sequence ATGATAATTTATAAACGTATTCATTTAGCGGTACCGCTCTGCATTGCGATAACTCTTTGCAGCTGTATGAAAGCACAAGCAGGGGAAAGGCATAAACCGCAGAACGAAAGCAAGAACGGAGGAGCAGCTATGGTAACGGCGGGAAACATAAAAGAGATTTATTTGGCGGGAGGCTGCTTTTGGGGTGTTGAAGGATACTTCCGCCGGATTACAGGTGTCGTTGAAACCGATACCGGATATGCGAACGGCACAACCGATACAACCGATTATCAGCACATACACGGAACCGATCATGCCGAAACCGTCAAAATAACCTACAACACCGGTGTTATCGCACTCGAAGAACTATTGGAACACTATTTCCGCATCATTGACCCGCTTTCCATAAATAAGCAGGGAAATGATGTCGGCAGGCAATACCGTACCGGCATTTACTACACCGATAAGAAAGATGTGCCGGTTATTCAATCTTTTTTAAAACGGATGCAGGCAAACTATTCGCGTCCGCTTGCAGTAGAAACGGAACCGCTACGGAATTTTGTACTGGCGGAAGACTATCATCAAGATTATCTTGAAAAAAATCCTAACGGGTACTGTCATATCAATTTAAACCTTGCCTCCGTACCCCTGCATGACGAAGCAAAGTTCAAATTACCTGATGCAAAACAGATTAAAGAACGGCTGACGCCGCTGCAATACAGTGTAACACAGGAGAAAGCAACCGAACGCCCCTTTACCAGCGAATATGATAAGTTTGAAGGAAAGGGAATTTACGTTGATGTTGTTACGGGAAAACCGCTTTTTTCTTCGAGCGATAAATATGATGCAGGCTGCGGATGGCCGAGCTTTACCAAACCGATTACCTCGCAGGCGGTTGATTTTACGCACGACAGCAGCTATGGCATGGAACGGATTGAAGTTACCTCAAAAACCGGCGGCGCGCATTTAGGTCACGTCTTTGACGACGGTCCGCAGGATAAAACAGGCTTGCGCTATTGCATCAACGGAGCTTCGTTGCGATTTGTTCCGTACGAAGAAATGGATGCC
- a CDS encoding SPFH domain-containing protein: MKKVCIITVIVLACAAAVFFFGWTQFSVPAGKYGIMLSKSGGYYPQAIMPGNFTWRWERIVPTNAQILVFDLTPRHVNYAADGSLPSADLYSKVLNTKENFSWAFGIDALVTLKPEQLVPIVEKNTIQTQDSLESYIDSHIHAALQTIMYRYVSELIDNPYEYQQVKTDYHALSEKLKNELIKTAGQNFSVEAVTLTKLTIPDIHTYKIAEQAYNTYEQQREMLLAETAAKEAQYAASEQFQIDRLTKWGDFLAKYPHIIELIAVAQQDSKAALNALKSLEKKQE; this comes from the coding sequence ATGAAGAAGGTATGTATTATTACAGTGATTGTACTCGCGTGTGCGGCCGCGGTATTCTTTTTCGGATGGACTCAATTTTCAGTTCCTGCGGGAAAATACGGCATTATGCTGTCAAAGTCGGGAGGATATTACCCCCAAGCGATTATGCCCGGGAACTTTACATGGCGATGGGAACGGATTGTTCCGACGAACGCACAGATACTGGTATTCGACCTTACGCCGCGGCACGTCAATTATGCAGCGGACGGTTCACTTCCGTCAGCAGATTTATACAGCAAAGTATTGAACACAAAAGAGAATTTTTCATGGGCGTTCGGCATTGATGCCCTTGTTACACTGAAACCTGAACAGCTGGTACCGATTGTAGAAAAAAATACCATACAAACGCAAGATTCCCTTGAATCGTATATCGATTCGCATATACACGCAGCGTTGCAGACAATTATGTATCGGTATGTTTCGGAACTGATCGACAATCCTTATGAATATCAGCAAGTAAAAACCGATTATCATGCGCTTTCGGAAAAGCTCAAGAACGAACTTATAAAAACAGCCGGTCAGAACTTTTCCGTTGAAGCCGTTACTTTAACAAAACTCACCATCCCTGATATTCATACCTATAAGATTGCGGAACAGGCTTATAACACGTATGAACAACAGCGCGAAATGCTTTTGGCAGAAACCGCAGCAAAAGAAGCGCAATACGCAGCGTCGGAACAATTCCAGATAGACCGGCTGACAAAATGGGGAGACTTTTTGGCAAAATACCCGCACATCATCGAACTGATTGCCGTTGCGCAACAGGATTCCAAAGCGGCGCTCAATGCTTTAAAATCACTGGAAAAGAAACAGGAATGA
- a CDS encoding methyl-accepting chemotaxis protein has product MKKTTLKRFSIRYKLILIFGLLVIVAGATEAVLAISIARKAVTEKVETHLKDKAVDVANIIDGRITALYQFLNGIARMPFLIDPAYSYQKRVALLQEEAAANSKIIELNVTDPDGTFYYVGNTVQVGDRAWFQSALSGTPFISEPYKERAKGMFVITLAVPIFDENHHVHSVLSADVKGLLLAQNIADIVVGESGFCYIMGLTGTTIADRDFPLVEAFFNASELGKTDPDLVSLGTFEQIALKAQAPAVGYYEYSGILKIAAYAKSNISGWTIVINAPYHEFMGTVDSMSITMMVIGICVFITALLIVYFIARRLVKPIQATVYALKDISQGEGNLTVRLPVTGNDEITDMSEYFNQTIEKIGHTIKSIGANSTEMEAIGNELANDMVQTAGAVNEISANIEGVKQQALTQAASVTETAATVEEIVRTIKQLNTSIQTQATSVAQSSSSIEQMVANIASITGTLEKANSAVKSLATATDDGKATLGTSNTVTQKIAEESGSLMEASSVIQHIASQTNLLAMNAAIEAAHAGEAGKGFAVVADEIRKLAEDSAMQGKTITATLKTLSGEIETLSTSSRTVEEKFNTIFNLAEQVKDMSNSLTHAMREQENGSKEVLTAIKNINTVTIEVQAGSEEMLKGGGSVAEEMRKLDELTRIITDGMNEMAIGAAQINNAVQEVNNITQQNKRSIENLTDEVGKFKV; this is encoded by the coding sequence ATGAAAAAAACAACACTGAAACGGTTCTCAATCCGCTATAAACTCATCCTTATTTTCGGTCTTTTAGTGATAGTCGCCGGTGCTACCGAAGCAGTACTGGCAATCAGTATTGCACGCAAAGCAGTAACCGAAAAAGTCGAAACGCATTTAAAGGACAAGGCTGTCGATGTTGCGAATATCATCGATGGAAGAATAACCGCACTCTATCAATTCCTGAACGGCATTGCACGCATGCCTTTTTTAATCGATCCTGCATATTCCTATCAAAAACGAGTAGCACTTTTACAAGAAGAAGCTGCAGCAAACAGTAAAATTATTGAACTGAATGTAACCGATCCGGACGGTACATTCTATTATGTGGGGAATACCGTTCAAGTAGGCGACAGGGCATGGTTCCAGTCAGCGCTTTCAGGAACCCCTTTTATTTCGGAACCGTATAAAGAGCGAGCAAAAGGGATGTTTGTCATAACGCTGGCAGTCCCAATCTTCGACGAAAACCATCATGTGCATAGCGTCCTTTCAGCCGATGTCAAGGGATTACTGCTTGCACAAAATATCGCAGATATTGTCGTCGGTGAAAGCGGATTCTGTTATATTATGGGTTTGACGGGAACCACTATTGCCGATAGGGACTTTCCCTTAGTCGAAGCGTTTTTTAATGCCTCTGAATTAGGGAAAACCGATCCGGACTTAGTAAGCCTCGGGACGTTCGAACAAATTGCTTTAAAAGCACAAGCCCCCGCGGTTGGATACTATGAATATTCAGGCATTTTAAAAATAGCCGCATACGCAAAAAGCAATATCTCCGGCTGGACAATCGTTATTAATGCTCCCTATCACGAGTTTATGGGAACCGTCGATTCGATGAGTATTACAATGATGGTTATCGGCATTTGCGTATTTATCACGGCTCTTCTTATCGTCTATTTTATCGCCCGCAGGCTAGTAAAACCTATTCAGGCAACGGTATACGCATTAAAAGATATTTCACAAGGTGAAGGTAATTTAACGGTCAGATTACCGGTTACGGGAAACGATGAAATTACCGATATGTCCGAATACTTTAATCAAACGATTGAAAAGATCGGTCATACGATAAAATCGATTGGAGCGAACAGCACCGAAATGGAAGCCATCGGTAATGAACTTGCAAATGATATGGTACAAACGGCTGGTGCAGTAAATGAAATCAGCGCCAATATCGAAGGCGTTAAACAACAGGCGCTCACACAGGCGGCAAGCGTTACCGAAACGGCAGCAACCGTCGAGGAAATTGTCCGCACTATTAAGCAACTCAACACCAGTATCCAAACGCAAGCGACAAGCGTCGCACAATCTTCATCTTCGATTGAACAGATGGTCGCAAATATAGCCTCTATTACCGGTACGCTTGAAAAGGCAAACAGCGCAGTAAAAAGCCTCGCAACCGCAACCGACGACGGCAAAGCAACACTCGGAACCTCAAATACCGTAACCCAAAAAATAGCCGAAGAATCCGGCTCGCTGATGGAAGCATCGAGTGTTATTCAGCATATTGCCTCTCAAACAAACTTGCTTGCAATGAATGCTGCCATCGAAGCGGCTCATGCAGGAGAAGCCGGAAAAGGTTTCGCCGTTGTCGCGGATGAAATTAGAAAATTAGCGGAAGATTCCGCCATGCAGGGAAAGACCATAACGGCAACGCTCAAAACACTCAGCGGAGAAATCGAAACACTTTCTACATCTTCCAGAACCGTAGAAGAAAAATTCAATACGATATTTAACTTAGCGGAGCAAGTGAAGGACATGAGCAATAGCCTGACCCATGCAATGCGAGAACAAGAAAACGGCAGCAAAGAAGTATTAACCGCCATCAAGAACATCAATACGGTAACGATAGAAGTGCAAGCAGGTTCCGAAGAGATGCTGAAAGGCGGGGGAAGCGTTGCTGAAGAGATGCGAAAGCTGGATGAACTTACCCGCATCATTACCGACGGCATGAACGAAATGGCAATAGGAGCGGCGCAGATCAATAACGCTGTTCAAGAAGTCAATAACATAACGCAACAAAATAAGCGAAGCATCGAAAATTTAACGGATGAAGTCGGCAAGTTTAAAGTCTAG
- a CDS encoding helix-turn-helix domain-containing protein codes for MDYYASYKNSKDPSLLRKELVSYALKYGNKKAAQHFQTTIKTVRKWRKRWQEQKGVGLKDRSKKPEKSPRMMKKYWQFKIKALAEKATADNKRINGVMIKREYGIPYSLKTVVKYLKQYYKLPSKKTHREKKRNMREVKDKYRAFEKIQVDIKYLDDIPEFYHDFMQFHLPKYQITARCIKTGALFIGYTQQHSSTSTAIFIYRLFTHLKHYGIKPAEITIQTDNGTEFTAPWNSLKKTLFTKVIEVSFTSTHKTIPVGAKTYQSDVESSHRLIEDEFYACRYFSSAQDFLKQAHQYQNHFNFTRFNTYKNGSPVQLLQQAAPLINRDVLNFKPVLVDTFFHLYKNEFRLLAS; via the coding sequence ATGGATTATTACGCATCTTATAAAAACAGTAAAGACCCCTCGTTGTTAAGAAAAGAGTTGGTCAGCTACGCGCTAAAGTACGGCAACAAAAAAGCTGCACAGCACTTTCAAACAACCATAAAAACAGTCAGAAAATGGAGAAAACGCTGGCAAGAACAAAAAGGAGTAGGACTCAAAGACCGGTCTAAAAAACCTGAAAAAAGCCCTCGCATGATGAAAAAGTATTGGCAATTCAAAATAAAAGCTCTAGCAGAAAAGGCAACCGCAGATAATAAACGTATTAACGGAGTAATGATTAAACGTGAGTATGGCATTCCTTACTCCCTCAAGACGGTTGTCAAATATTTAAAACAATACTACAAACTCCCGAGCAAAAAAACTCATCGAGAAAAAAAGCGCAATATGCGGGAAGTTAAAGATAAATATCGTGCATTTGAAAAAATACAGGTAGATATCAAATATTTGGATGATATTCCTGAATTTTATCACGATTTTATGCAGTTCCACTTACCAAAATACCAAATAACCGCTCGTTGTATCAAAACAGGGGCTTTATTTATCGGCTACACACAGCAACACAGCAGTACCAGTACCGCCATTTTCATCTATCGGCTGTTCACTCATCTCAAGCACTATGGCATCAAGCCAGCTGAAATAACAATCCAAACCGACAATGGTACTGAGTTTACTGCTCCATGGAATAGTCTCAAAAAAACACTTTTTACCAAAGTTATTGAAGTTTCTTTTACTTCTACGCATAAAACCATTCCCGTCGGGGCTAAGACCTATCAAAGCGATGTGGAAAGTTCTCATCGGCTTATCGAAGATGAATTTTACGCCTGCCGGTATTTTTCCAGTGCTCAAGACTTTTTGAAACAAGCGCATCAGTACCAGAACCACTTTAACTTTACTCGGTTTAATACCTATAAAAACGGCTCGCCCGTACAGCTTTTACAACAGGCTGCACCTCTTATTAACCGCGATGTTTTGAACTTTAAACCCGTTCTGGTTGACACGTTCTTTCATCTGTATAAAAATGAATTTAGATTGCTTGCCTCTTAG
- a CDS encoding 2-hydroxyacid dehydrogenase — translation MKIIFYGVRDVEVPIFEAVNKKFGYEMTLIPEYLTDEATAKKAAGHDVVVLRGNCFATKERLDIYKELGVKYVLTRTVGVNHIDIPYAKELGFKMAYVPFYSPNAIAELALTLAMTLLRNVTYTGNKTKDKNFIVDKQMFSREVRNCTVGVLGLGRIGMTAAKLFKGLGANVIGFDIFPKTGVEDIVTQMSMDEVLAKSDIVTLHAPYIKENGKIITKESIAKMKDNAILINTGRGELVDTDALVEALESGKLYGAGIDTLENEVEIFFKDFKGKTLPVPAFEKLINMYPKVIITPHVGSYTDEAALNMIETTFDNVKEYLDTGDCKNKIQ, via the coding sequence ATGAAAATCATTTTTTACGGAGTGCGTGATGTCGAAGTTCCTATCTTTGAAGCGGTGAATAAGAAATTCGGGTATGAAATGACCTTAATCCCCGAATATCTCACCGACGAGGCGACTGCGAAAAAAGCGGCGGGGCATGATGTTGTCGTTTTGCGCGGAAACTGCTTTGCAACAAAAGAACGGCTGGATATTTATAAAGAACTCGGTGTGAAATATGTGCTGACCCGAACGGTAGGGGTTAATCATATCGATATACCGTATGCAAAAGAATTAGGTTTTAAAATGGCTTATGTGCCGTTCTATTCTCCGAATGCGATTGCCGAGTTGGCGCTGACCTTGGCGATGACACTGCTGAGAAATGTTACCTATACCGGAAATAAAACAAAAGATAAGAACTTTATCGTCGATAAGCAGATGTTCTCGCGTGAAGTGCGGAATTGTACAGTCGGCGTACTGGGATTGGGGCGAATCGGTATGACAGCTGCTAAACTGTTTAAGGGTTTAGGCGCGAATGTTATTGGATTCGATATTTTCCCGAAGACCGGCGTAGAAGACATCGTAACGCAAATGTCGATGGATGAGGTATTGGCAAAATCCGATATCGTTACGCTGCATGCTCCGTATATCAAGGAAAACGGTAAGATTATTACCAAAGAATCAATTGCAAAGATGAAAGATAATGCTATCCTCATCAATACGGGACGTGGAGAACTTGTCGATACCGATGCGTTAGTTGAAGCATTGGAAAGCGGAAAGCTCTACGGTGCGGGTATCGATACCTTGGAAAACGAGGTTGAAATTTTCTTTAAGGATTTTAAGGGTAAAACTTTGCCTGTTCCTGCTTTCGAAAAGCTGATCAATATGTACCCGAAAGTCATTATTACACCGCACGTCGGTTCCTATACGGATGAGGCTGCTCTTAATATGATCGAAACGACTTTCGATAATGTTAAAGAGTATCTCGATACGGGAGATTGTAAGAATAAAATTCAATAA
- the gltS gene encoding sodium/glutamate symporter: MATFTFDMYLTLGLAIVLYLLGSGIKAKVGVLQKYYIPAPVIGGTLFSIVMLIGHNLGLFSFTFDGNLKNFFMVVFFTTIGFLASVSALKKGGVGVILFLIAAVILVIIQDSVGVALAKVFGLNPGIGLAAGSIPLTGGHGTSGAFGPYLEERGVSGATVVAIASATYGLVAGCVIGGPIAKRLKDKHNLVCKEGDAQKAGQEQAEKEETLAQKAAMSEKSFFKAAAMIGIAMGVGGLITPLIKKAGLSLPAYLIPMLIAAIMRNIVDKTENKTPIDEIGIIGSVCLSFFLAIALMSMKLWELADLAIPLVVILLVQTVVMGLFAYFVTFNIMGRDYDAAVIATGHCGFGMGATPNAIANMEAFTSVNGFSTKAFLAVPLVGSLFIDFINAIVIQTFTSIFVG; encoded by the coding sequence ATGGCTACATTTACGTTTGATATGTATCTAACGTTGGGACTGGCGATTGTACTGTACCTGTTGGGAAGCGGTATCAAAGCCAAAGTCGGGGTTCTGCAGAAGTACTACATTCCTGCGCCGGTTATTGGAGGAACATTGTTCTCAATTGTAATGCTGATAGGTCATAATCTGGGACTATTTTCATTTACATTTGACGGGAACTTAAAGAATTTCTTTATGGTTGTGTTCTTTACTACAATCGGATTCTTGGCGAGTGTTTCCGCTTTGAAAAAGGGTGGTGTCGGTGTTATTCTGTTTTTAATTGCTGCGGTTATTCTTGTTATTATTCAAGATTCTGTCGGCGTTGCTTTGGCAAAGGTATTCGGTCTTAACCCCGGTATCGGTTTGGCAGCAGGTTCCATCCCGCTGACCGGTGGACACGGAACTTCCGGCGCTTTTGGCCCTTATTTGGAAGAGCGTGGGGTTTCGGGCGCTACGGTTGTTGCAATTGCTTCGGCAACGTATGGTTTGGTTGCAGGATGCGTTATCGGCGGTCCGATTGCTAAGCGCTTAAAGGATAAGCACAACTTAGTGTGTAAAGAAGGCGATGCTCAGAAAGCCGGTCAAGAACAGGCTGAAAAGGAAGAGACACTTGCGCAGAAAGCTGCAATGAGTGAGAAATCTTTCTTTAAAGCGGCTGCTATGATCGGTATTGCAATGGGTGTCGGCGGTCTTATCACACCGCTTATTAAAAAAGCAGGCTTGTCGTTGCCGGCATATCTCATCCCGATGCTTATTGCCGCAATTATGCGTAATATTGTTGACAAGACTGAAAATAAAACCCCTATCGATGAAATCGGTATTATTGGAAGCGTATGTCTGTCTTTCTTCTTGGCTATTGCATTGATGTCGATGAAGTTGTGGGAATTGGCAGATTTGGCAATTCCGCTTGTTGTAATCCTTCTGGTACAGACGGTTGTTATGGGCTTGTTTGCATACTTCGTTACCTTCAATATTATGGGACGAGATTATGATGCAGCAGTTATCGCAACCGGTCACTGCGGTTTCGGTATGGGCGCCACTCCGAACGCTATCGCTAACATGGAAGCTTTCACCTCGGTAAACGGCTTCTCCACAAAAGCATTCTTAGCAGTTCCGCTCGTCGGCTCGCTGTTTATCGACTTTATTAATGCGATTGTTATTCAGACATTTACCAGTATTTTTGTCGGATGA
- a CDS encoding OadG family transporter subunit — MITTEYISFVTSLLSSLLGLGIVFLSLIFLAIYVTIVSKVISSLEKNLPAKPQAAPATAVSTAVNAKPAAGAEAVKVAVIAAAISEERREPLNSFVITNIKKL; from the coding sequence ATGATTACAACAGAGTACATAAGCTTTGTTACAAGCTTGTTGTCATCTTTGCTTGGACTTGGCATTGTATTTTTATCTCTAATCTTCTTAGCGATTTACGTTACGATTGTTTCGAAAGTTATTTCGAGTTTAGAGAAAAACTTACCCGCCAAACCTCAAGCAGCCCCTGCAACAGCGGTATCTACAGCCGTAAATGCAAAGCCTGCAGCAGGCGCCGAAGCGGTAAAAGTTGCAGTTATTGCGGCCGCTATCAGCGAAGAAAGGCGCGAGCCTTTAAATTCATTCGTAATTACGAATATTAAGAAACTATAA
- a CDS encoding biotin/lipoyl-containing protein, whose product MNYVVTVNGEKYEVEVERVGGGTSSLSRRPPERVSRPVQAAPAAQPVAAPQPAAPAPAAPAASGGAGNVVSPMPGTVLDVKVKEGDAVSVGQVVIILEAMKMETEIVSEVAGSVAAVRVKKGDAVDTDTVLVEVK is encoded by the coding sequence ATGAACTATGTAGTCACTGTGAATGGTGAAAAATATGAAGTTGAAGTAGAAAGAGTTGGCGGAGGAACTTCCTCATTGTCCAGACGACCGCCGGAACGGGTATCGCGCCCTGTTCAAGCGGCTCCTGCTGCACAGCCTGTTGCCGCTCCCCAGCCCGCAGCCCCGGCGCCTGCTGCTCCTGCTGCTTCGGGTGGAGCAGGAAACGTAGTTAGCCCGATGCCCGGTACTGTTCTTGATGTAAAAGTTAAGGAAGGCGATGCAGTATCTGTCGGTCAGGTTGTCATTATTCTGGAAGCTATGAAGATGGAAACCGAAATCGTGTCCGAAGTTGCAGGTTCCGTAGCTGCTGTCCGAGTGAAGAAAGGAGATGCCGTGGATACGGATACCGTACTGGTAGAGGTTAAATAA
- a CDS encoding sodium ion-translocating decarboxylase subunit beta yields MEFIKVVGTMMQQSGFAALTWQQLVMFLISFVLIYLAIVKQFEPLLLLPIAFGMFLTNLPLADLMKEADPWYTSGVLRIIYSGIKSNLFPCLIFMGIGAMTDFGPLIANPISLLLGAAAQFGIYITFMTASALPIFTAKQAAAIAIIGGADGPTSIYIANNLAPELLAPIAVAAYSYMALIPMIQPPIMKLLTTKKERAVKMKQLRKVSKTEKIVFPIGTVLFTSLLLPSVAPLLGMLMLGNIFRESGVVQRLSDTAQNALINIVTIMLGVTVGATANGELFLRVQTISIIFMGLFAFCMSTVGGILLGKLLYVVTGGKINPLIGSAGVSAVPMAARVSQTVGASENPTNFLLMHAMGPNVAGVIGSAVAAGYFMLIFGK; encoded by the coding sequence ATGGAATTCATTAAGGTTGTAGGGACGATGATGCAACAGTCGGGCTTTGCTGCGTTGACATGGCAGCAGCTCGTCATGTTTCTCATCTCGTTCGTTTTAATTTATTTAGCCATCGTAAAACAGTTCGAGCCGTTGCTGCTTTTACCTATTGCTTTCGGTATGTTTTTGACGAATCTACCGTTAGCGGATTTGATGAAGGAAGCGGATCCTTGGTATACGTCCGGTGTACTACGGATTATCTACAGTGGTATCAAAAGCAACCTCTTCCCGTGCTTAATATTCATGGGAATAGGCGCAATGACCGATTTCGGACCACTTATCGCCAACCCCATCAGTTTGTTGCTTGGAGCGGCGGCGCAGTTCGGTATTTATATCACTTTTATGACTGCCAGCGCTTTACCGATTTTTACAGCGAAGCAGGCTGCTGCTATCGCCATTATCGGTGGAGCCGACGGTCCTACTTCTATTTATATCGCAAACAACTTGGCTCCTGAGCTGCTGGCGCCGATTGCCGTTGCAGCGTATTCGTATATGGCGCTGATCCCGATGATTCAACCGCCGATTATGAAGCTGTTGACCACTAAAAAAGAGCGGGCAGTAAAAATGAAGCAGCTCCGGAAGGTGAGCAAGACCGAAAAAATCGTATTCCCCATCGGAACGGTTCTGTTTACTTCGCTGTTGCTGCCGTCGGTTGCCCCGCTGCTTGGTATGCTGATGTTAGGCAATATCTTTAGAGAGTCCGGTGTCGTACAGCGCTTATCCGATACGGCGCAAAATGCATTGATTAACATCGTTACGATTATGCTCGGTGTTACGGTCGGTGCTACCGCCAACGGAGAACTGTTCCTGCGAGTGCAAACTATCTCCATTATCTTTATGGGATTGTTTGCGTTCTGTATGTCTACCGTCGGAGGTATTTTGCTCGGTAAGCTCTTGTATGTTGTTACCGGCGGAAAAATCAACCCGTTAATCGGATCTGCCGGCGTTTCGGCGGTACCGATGGCTGCGCGCGTTTCGCAAACGGTCGGTGCGTCTGAAAATCCGACAAACTTTCTGTTGATGCACGCAATGGGACCGAATGTGGCTGGTGTTATCGGATCGGCGGTTGCAGCCGGTTATTTTATGCTGATTTTCGGCAAGTAA
- the gctA gene encoding glutaconate CoA-transferase subunit A, giving the protein MSKVMSLHDAIKTYVKSGDVLCFGGFTTNRKPYAAVNEILRQGLGDFIGYSGPAGGDWDMLIGEGRVKAFINCYIANSGYTNVARRFRNEIEKNKKMQLEDYSQDVLMLMLHASSLGLPYLPVRLMQGTDLVNKWGISKEERAKDPRLPSDKLVEVENPFNPGEKVIAVPVPRLDTAIIHVQKASIEGTCSIEGDEFHDIDIAIAAKKCIVTCEELVTEEEIRKDPAKNSIPEFCVDAVVHTPYGAHPAQCYNYYDYDANFFKMYDTVTKTEEDFKAYLQEWVYGVKDHTEYIDKLGASRLANLKVVQGFGYAAKLVKEDK; this is encoded by the coding sequence ATGAGTAAGGTTATGTCATTGCATGATGCAATCAAAACGTACGTAAAATCGGGCGATGTTCTTTGTTTCGGCGGTTTTACGACAAACCGCAAGCCTTATGCGGCGGTGAACGAGATTCTGCGTCAAGGTTTGGGTGATTTTATCGGATATTCCGGTCCCGCAGGCGGCGACTGGGATATGCTGATCGGTGAAGGAAGAGTAAAGGCCTTTATCAACTGCTATATTGCAAACTCCGGCTATACGAATGTAGCGCGCCGCTTCCGCAACGAAATAGAAAAAAACAAAAAAATGCAGCTGGAAGACTATTCGCAGGATGTACTGATGTTGATGCTCCACGCTTCTTCTCTCGGTCTCCCGTATCTTCCGGTACGGCTGATGCAGGGTACCGATTTGGTAAACAAATGGGGTATCAGTAAAGAAGAGCGTGCAAAAGATCCGCGCCTTCCCAGCGATAAATTGGTAGAGGTTGAGAACCCCTTTAATCCCGGCGAAAAAGTTATCGCCGTACCGGTGCCGCGCTTGGATACCGCAATCATCCACGTACAGAAAGCTTCTATTGAAGGAACCTGTTCGATTGAAGGTGATGAATTCCATGATATCGATATCGCAATTGCTGCGAAAAAGTGTATTGTAACTTGCGAAGAGCTGGTAACCGAAGAAGAAATCAGAAAAGACCCTGCTAAAAACTCAATCCCCGAATTCTGTGTCGATGCAGTTGTGCACACTCCTTATGGCGCTCATCCTGCTCAGTGCTATAACTATTATGATTACGATGCAAATTTCTTCAAAATGTATGACACTGTTACCAAGACCGAAGAAGATTTTAAAGCTTATCTGCAGGAATGGGTATACGGCGTAAAAGATCATACCGAATATATCGATAAGTTGGGCGCAAGCAGATTGGCAAACCTGAAGGTCGTGCAGGGATTCGGCTATGCGGCAAAGCTTGTAAAGGAGGATAAGTAA